TTAATGCACTATAATGTTTCTGAATGTTTGACACCGGACACATTTTGCATTAGTTTGCAAAGTGCAAAGGGGAGTAACTTCTTCGCCGGATAATCGTCATTACGGTGTCTGGACCCGCGCTCACGCAGCGCCGTCTCAGCCACCCGGTTACCGGGGCAAAGATAAGCATTCACAAGATGAATACTTATCTTTGTAAGTGAGACCTTGCCGGAAGGCGAGGTTTGCTCACAGCTCAAAAAATGAGCGGCTAACGTCTTCCGACGCTGGCCGTTTTTTTTTGATGTTTTTTCGAGGATACCGTAATGATGAACTCCGTAGGCAACCCGATTTTATGGGGCTCTTTTGCCGTGGTAGTGATAATTATGCTCGCGTTCGACCTGCTGTTGCAGGGTCGCAAAGGCGCGCAAACCATGAGTATGAAAAGTGCCGCGATGTGGTCGCTGGTGTGGATTGGCCTGTCGCTGCTGTTCAACTTCGGCTTCTGGTGGTATCTCAACGGTGAGTTTGGTCGTGAAGTCGCCGACGCCAAAGCCACGATGTTCCTGACCGGCTATCTGCTGGAAAAAGCCCTGGCGGTCGATAACGTCTTCGTCTGGCTGATCCTGTTCAGCTACTTCTCCATTCCGGCCAACCTGCAACGCCGCGTGCTGGTCTACGGCGTACTTGGCGCCATCGTCCTGCGTACCGGTATGATTTTCGCGGGTAGCTGGCTGGTGGGGCAATTCAGCTGGATCTTGTACGTGTTCGGCGCGTTCCTGCTGTTCACCGGTATCAAGATGGCACTGGCGAAAGATGACGACGGAGAAGTGGGCGAGAAACCGATGATCCGCTGGCTGCGCAGTAAAATGCGTATGACCGACGATTTGCAGGGCGAGAAATTCTTCGTACGCCGCAACGGTATTCTGTTCGCCACCCCGCTGTTGCTGGTACTGATTATGGTCGAGCTGAGCGACGTGATTTTCGCGGTCGACAGTATCCCGGCTATCTTCGCCGTGACCACCGACCCGTTCATTGTGCTGACGTCTAACCTGTTTGCGATCCTCGGCCTGCGTGCGATGTACTTCCTTCTGGCAGGCGTGGCGGAACGTTTCTCAATGCTGAAATACGGTCTGGCGGTGATCCTGATTTTCATCGGCATCAAAATGCTGCTGCTCGACGTGTTCCACATTCCGGTAGGGATTTCGCTGGGTGTGATTGCGTCGATTCTGATCATCACCCTGCTGATTAACACATGGGTGAACCGTCGTAACGATCTAAACAATACGCGAAAGTCATAGCATTAATCAGGAATAATGAATGGGCGGATATCACGTCCATTCATTATTTTACCTGTTTATTTTCAATGAAGATTATCAAAGCTT
The Rahnella variigena genome window above contains:
- a CDS encoding TerC family protein, with protein sequence MNSVGNPILWGSFAVVVIIMLAFDLLLQGRKGAQTMSMKSAAMWSLVWIGLSLLFNFGFWWYLNGEFGREVADAKATMFLTGYLLEKALAVDNVFVWLILFSYFSIPANLQRRVLVYGVLGAIVLRTGMIFAGSWLVGQFSWILYVFGAFLLFTGIKMALAKDDDGEVGEKPMIRWLRSKMRMTDDLQGEKFFVRRNGILFATPLLLVLIMVELSDVIFAVDSIPAIFAVTTDPFIVLTSNLFAILGLRAMYFLLAGVAERFSMLKYGLAVILIFIGIKMLLLDVFHIPVGISLGVIASILIITLLINTWVNRRNDLNNTRKS